A single window of Plasmodium malariae genome assembly, chromosome: 8 DNA harbors:
- the PmUG01_08039000 gene encoding 6-cysteine protein, putative, which yields MNKVSYFLTILALLWSKVILFAKHLVKFDPVRKDEDELYIDTQYNCEYSGFIDLDKDFFLYYCFFIGEEDHNGLILRKFFLDELEWGVPSEVLLTTEKINYFTFIDDYIMNKLILIYSCDQNIRVTAFNNYIDPSIHTYKISINYDIQYKANIISKVTYFYKNRRALFICGINKNENILCTFSFDYGLTMKDDNSIEFILKKRIPLCRYKMYIKFKQDSVYFNLYDETNESNFYELKCIKVNEHEYTCDIVNKVIKETETTKYKYVFRNKIFQTIAFQKDNICYIGWSFNSLALNNEINKQLSDVPCSRVSLFQRGQMLLVTYRKKYNEKDKDFYSVFENLSMKGTGCEFRTGGSLYVMNTFVNNMCTVNMSNIDVNPTNNEEVSFSIVTPSRFKIGEGCFISNEMYENDKTSLYYLEEENVEEEQVTIYTFFFYRYILTYANFKGTTCVFESGNNKEKLNISLTLENYYREYECNISLDLCDFFIYNKSKIRIYFNENWIIDKEILKSNILYNDIYVSLYSILSQSNINEFLQVDDKHLVLTIPQNIPSSRTIKIGFTRVEDNTIKYAYIRLQRIITPVKKVLGINFSDFFDIHYKYYKYYQEKTKFLINEFVETTYIGMICQTEHEVTSTPCTLTLVDSSNKKIQIHKIFPKSVPFLYYYLNKKLPQSDSYINETRFVVFKNIGNLLEEKQIKYIYFRCICNTKNFKIDTTNQIDYIITNDKVSPDIIESHDVIESSNNLLSDDSNNFKNSTNKEQSEPIKTKKELWELTGKNYKDFNKNHSTSVMLDVFLLIVLLTIIHYVPPFG from the exons ATGAACAAAGTAAGTTACTTTTTAACAATCCTTGCGCTCCTCTGGAGCAAGGTAATCCTTTTTGCAAAACATCTGGTTAAATTTGACCCTGTCAGAAAAGATGAAGACGAATTATACATAGACACACAGTACAACTGCGAATACAGCGGTTTCATTGATTTAGATAaagacttttttttatattattgtttttttattggaGAAGAAGATCATAATGGgttaatattaagaaaatttttcctTGATGAATTAGAATGGGGAGTACCATCTGAAGTTCTGCTTAcaacagaaaaaataaattattttacatttatagaTGACTATATAATGAACaagttaatattaatatatagttGCGACCAGAATATTAGAGTGACTGCATTCAATAACTATATTGACCCATctattcatacatataagATTAGCATAAACTACGATATTCAATATAAAGCAAATATAATTAGTAAGGTTActtacttttataaaaacaggagagcattatttatttgtggaataaataaaaatgaaaacattcTTTGTACCTTCTCTTTTGACTATGGTTTAACAATGAAAGATGACAATTCTATTGagttcattttaaaaaaaagaattccTTTATGTCGTTATAAgatgtatattaaatttaagcAGGATTCTGTTTATTTTAACTTATATGATGAAACTAATGAAAGCAATTTCTACGAGTTAAAGTGCATTAAAGTTAACGAGCATGAATATACTTGTGATATAgtaaataaagtaataaagGAAACTGAAACTACTAAGTATAAATACGTCTTTcgcaataaaatatttcaaacgATAGCTTTTCAAAAAGACAATATATGTTACATCGGATGGTCCTTTAACTCTCTTGCTCTCAATAAcgaaataaacaaacaaCTTTCAGATGTACCCTGCTCAAGAGTATCCTTATTTCAGAGGGGTCAAATGCTCCTAGTCACTTACAGGAAAAAGTACAACGAAAAAGACAAGGATTTCTACTCCGTATTTGAG AATCTGAGCATGAAGGGTACAGGGTGCGAGTTTAGGACCGGAGGGAGTCTGTACGTGATGAATACATTTGTCAATAACATGTGCACAGTAAATATGAGTAATATTGATGTAAATCCTACAAATAACGAAGAAGTGAGTTTCAGTATTGTAACTCCAAGTAGATTTAAAATAGGAGAGGGGTGCTTCATATCAAATGAAATGTATGAAAATGACAAAACATCTCTTTATTACTTAGAGGAAGAAAATGTAGAGGAAGAACAAGTAAccatttatactttttttttctatagatatattttaacatatgcTAATTTTAAAGGTACTACTTGTGTATTTGAAAGTGggaataataaagaaaaattaaatatatctttaacattggaaaattattatagaGAATATGAATGTAATATTTCATTAGACTTATGCgacttctttatttataataaaagtaaaataagaatatattttaatgaaaattggATAATTGATAAAGAGATATTAAAATCTAATATACTTTATAATGATATTTATGTATCATTATATTCTATTCTTAGTCAAtctaatattaatgaatttcTTCAAGTAGACGATAAACATTTAGTTTTAACAATACCACAAAATATACCGAGTAGtagaacaataaaaattgGATTTACAAGAGTAGAGGATAATACTATAAAATATGCCTATATACGATTACAACGAATAATCACTCCTGTAAAGAAAGTGCTTGGAATAAATTTCTCTGACTTTTTCGAcatacattataaatattataaatattatcaggagaaaacaaaatttttaataaacgaATTTGTTGAAACTACATATATTGGTATGATATGTCAAACAGAACATGAGGTTACATCTACTCCTTGTACTTTAACCTTAGTAGATtcatcaaataaaaaaattcaaatacataaaatttttccaaAATCGGTTCCattcttatattattatttaaacaaaaaattaccACAAAGTGATagttatattaatgaaactCGTTTTGTTGTATTCAAAAATATTGGTAATCTCTTAgaggaaaaacaaataaaatacatcTATTTTAGATGCATatgtaatacaaaaaattttaaaatagatACTACTAATCAAAttgattatattattactaatgaTAAAGTTTCCCCAGACATTATTGAATCCCATGATGTTATTGAATCTTCTAATAATTTATTGTCTGATGATTccaacaattttaaaaattccaCAAACAAAGAACAGTCTGAGCCTATCAAAacgaaaaaagaattatggGAATTAACAGGTAAGAATTATAAggattttaacaaaaatcaCTCCACAAGTGTAATGCTAGACGTGTTTCTGCTCATTGTCCTTTTGACCATAATACACTACGTCCCTCCCTTTGGGTAA
- the CRK4 gene encoding cdc2-related protein kinase 4, putative — protein MDKVTSKRIKNNVLTIEKSNDGEKKILNKRVNMNKKKNIFMNDDSKNVDINKKNLKKVKNEKISKNTKDKLESTYLINTRSRDNGKKKTIYKGLEKEKKSSSNAERICSIKANNININDDGEKYINDSKNDNMKKSNYTILNYFKSSNVTDKCNNKISADDNTLACTDDIVRNRKRSATTYSKNEANHVSTKNIYLNMKSNIEHNLMNYKRSKLDKIHGESFSADSSKSNTLPNNERTLGMESRNNHDTNSDNNSIKISANKRNNVNISKSSSRNSNSNNNIDGSLNNKNNKDNHMNKDNHINKDNHINKDNHMNKDNHINKDNHINKDNHMNKDNHINKDNHINKDNHMNKDNHINKDNHINKDNHINKDNHMNKDNHMNKDNHINKDNHNDSLRANGAECITNKAIPQKGITLRNSTNGMKRKMTNGSIVDILNSLRNNSYTANTYMANTYTSNLDKNCGTSCTLLSKYLLCSYQENPTEHDTGASISNIQDGVSHADDTSHAGNASQADTDMTNIHMSKFNLYNSNIEDAHSNNLNRNTFGMSTNNLGVIKEGKNEVNHIYNYKERNKEYLNSINLSFSKEKEENDNDINNDNNCNSNSNSNSNSNSNNNNNNNNNNNNNNNNNNNNNNNNNNNSNNSNNSSNSNGNSNSNGNSNSKGNSNSKNILMRSLPNRNTVRNTKFDEDLFSRNLMHFEDFCSYKLKKNINNNIINNICNMYEDRGNLDIFINRKRREGLYKSKEDYTQSNLSNSFFPSLNDDHFEGEKLFKRPRTKLYNSSQMGRNKYQDMLKCKNKEQDDTLSNILLNHQDLLINKREKIIINKEENREENKKDIMKKYVKDFWIHSKKEFFNKYWSSSLHLQYNEVEKLKELVHFERSENYTVDDMFSNEEMITDEEILLKDYVTDEKLKNFSLDLMDGFLYDKQSLYEKEMIENEKILSRISFNHKNSDINVDKLLNLFPRDFMKKYKIVKKLGEGVYGKVFKAESLEDSYLHFAVKVLRYFWPNFKYKFGSEEFAINEFNIMRILFHPNVVCLLDSFRVHTYRKGKVKTHRGQKTRTENMSAEYDFSFQRHRKTEKNQFSPSKDTIERNNRYKSLVSKGCITIEDLEKDLVMHSSNAAGGEDGTKLIYPSILSKNTRGVKKNNGSIGSSKGRSNNSNSGNNNCSNNTTQSSSASGNRLNSCYASSIIRKKDLTKERSTPKSGNARRDDLSDVLGSTYHVKKKMKIGSYKCSAQKNQLNKGKNLSMDKLKFRKHSRKLKKIESKNNDYIENWDLFLVIEKCDCSLNDILNKAKKKYCSFIQHIKQCTAQYLPSERIDMSYDHIYNYVKYVYLPLKKIENRWFYPDMPSLSEIQTKVIIYQMLQGINHFHKKFIIHRDIKPANTLIKNIHYLSDGLNDSKEWIVKIADFGLGVYDHFLKAETKDCNIITLQYRPPEILCNSSLYNYSVDIWSIGITMCECLLGFVPVTSKFESSVLFKILVFRGIPDEDFDNLLKKEFIGELPKFKVDRLRMLQIIFTDIYGRKILSDNGIDLIDKFLSYDYKNRITANDALKHPWFEDVHLYLNDDLLKYYKRNGTYYF, from the coding sequence ATGGATAAGGTAACGTCAAAACGAATTAAAAACAATGTGTTAACAATAGAAAAAAGTAATGACGgtgaaaagaaaattttaaacaaaagAGTAaacatgaataaaaaaaaaaatatatttatgaatgatGATTCGAAGAATGTTgacattaataaaaagaatctaaaaaaagtaaaaaatgaaaaaatttcaaaaaatacaaaagatAAATTGGAATCCacgtatttaataaatacaagAAGTAGAGataatgggaaaaaaaaaacaatatataaagggttagaaaaagaaaaaaaaagttcatcTAATGCGGAAAGAATATGTTCTATTAAAgcaaataacataaatattaatgatgatggggaaaagtatataaacgatagtaaaaatgataatatgaAGAAATCAAATTATACAATTTTGAACTATTTTAAAAGTAGTAATGTTACTGATAagtgtaataataaaatatctgCCGATGATAATACATTAGCATGTACTGATGATATAGTACGCAATAGAAAGAGGAGTGCTACTACGTATAGTAAAAACGAGGCTAATCATGTATCTACCAAGAATATTTATCTAAATATGAAAAGTAATATAGAGCATAACTTGATGAATTATAAAAGGTCCAAATTAGATAAAATACACGGGGAAAGTTTTAGTGCAGATTCATCTAAGTCGAACACCTTGCCAAATAATGAGCGCACATTGGGCATGGAGAGCCGTAACAACCATGATACGAATAGTGACAACAACAGTATTAAAATTAGTGCCAACAAGAGGAACAACGTCAACATAAGCAAAAGCAGCAGCAGAAATAGCAACAGCAACAATAACATTGACGGTAGTTTAAACAACAAAAACAACAAGGACAACCATATGAACAAGGACAACCATATAAACAAGGACAACCATATAAACAAGGACAACCATATGAACAAGGACAACCATATAAACAAGGACAACCATATAAACAAGGACAACCATATGAACAAGGACAACCATATAAACAAGGACAACCATATAAACAAGGACAACCATATGAACAAGGACAACCATATAAACAAGGACAACCATATAAACAAGGACAACCATATAAACAAGGACAACCATATGAACAAGGACAACCATATGAACAAGGACAACCATATAAACAAGGACAACCATAATGACAGTTTGCGCGCGAACGGGGCGGAGTGTATCACTAATAAAGCTATCCCGCAGAAGGGTATTACCCTGCGGAACAGCACAAACGggatgaaaagaaaaatgacgAATGGAAGCATAGTTGACATACTTAACAGCTTACGAAATAACTCGTACACGGCTAACACATACATGGCCAACACGTACACGTCCAACTTGGACAAAAATTGTGGTACATCGTGTACATTGTTAAGCAAATATTTGCTTTGCAGTTATCAGGAAAATCCAACTGAGCATGATACAGGTGCAAGTATTAGTAACATACAAGATGGTGTTTCCCACGCTGATGATACCTCCCATGCTGGTAACGCATCCCAAGCCGACACTGATATGACGAACATTCATATGAGCAAGTTCAACTTATACAACAGCAACATTGAGGATGCACATAGTAACAATTTGAATAGAAACACATTTGGAATGAGTACAAATAATTTAGGAGTAATAAAAGAGGGAAAAAACGAAGTGAAtcatatttacaattataaaGAGCGAAATAAGGAGTATCTAAACTCAATAAATTTATCTTTtagtaaagaaaaagaagagaatgataatgatatcaataatgataataattgtaatagtaatagtaatagtaatagtaatagtaatagtaataataataataataataataataataataataataataataataataataataataataataataataataataataatagtaataatagtaataatagtagtaatagtaatggcaatagtaatagtaatggcaatagtaatagtaaaggcaacagtaatagtaaaaatatacttatgcGATCTCTTCCCAATAGAAATACAGTGAGAAACACAAAATTTGACGAAGATTTATTTTCGAGAAATTTGATGCATTTTGAAGATTTTTGCtcatacaaattaaaaaaaaatatcaataataatattattaacaatatatgtaatatgtatGAGGATAGAGGAAATTtggatatttttattaataggAAAAGACGAGAAGGTTTATATAAATCAAAGGAAGATTATACACAATCGAATTTAAGTAATTCTTTCTTTCCATCATTAAATGATGATCATTTTGAAGGAGAGAAATTATTTAAGAGACCtagaacaaaattatataatagttCACAAATGGGTAGAAACAAATACCAGGATATGTTAAAATGTAAGAACAAAGAACAGGATGATACTTTATCTAATATACTTCTAAATCATCaagatttattaataaataaaagagaaaaaataattataaataaagaggaaaatagagaggaaaataaaaaagatataatgaaaaaatatgtaaaagaTTTCTGGATACAtagtaaaaaagaattttttaataaatattggAGCTCCTCGCTACATTTACAATATAATGaagtagaaaaattaaaagaattggTTCACTTTGAAAGGAGTGAGAATTATACAGTAGATGATATGTTTAGTAATGAAGAAATGATAACTGATGaggaaattttattaaaagattATGTAACagatgaaaaattaaaaaattttagtcTAGATTTAATGGACGGATTTCTATATGATAAACAATCACTATacgaaaaagaaatgattgaaaacgaaaaaattttatctcGTATATCATTTAATCATAAAAATTCAGACATTAATGTAGACAAGTTATTAAATCTGTTTCCTAGagattttatgaaaaaatataaaattgtaaaaaagttAGGAGAAGGTGTATATGGAAAAGTATTTAAGGCTGAATCTTTAGAAGActcatatttacattttgcaGTAAAAGTGCTTCGATATTTTTGGCCtaattttaagtataaaTTCGGATCAGAAGAATTTGCTATTAACGAATTTAACATTATGCGCATTTTGTTTCATCCTAATGTTGTATGCTTGTTAGATAGCTTTAGAGTACATACTtatagaaaaggaaaagtaaAAACTCATCGAGGACAAAAGACAAGAACGGAAAATATGTCGGCAGAGTATGATTTTAGCTTCCAGAGGCATCGAAAAACAGAGAAGAATCAATTTTCTCCTTCTAAGGATACTATAGAAAGAAACAATAGGTACAAGAGTTTAGTGTCTAAGGGGTGCATAACTATTGAGGACTTAGAAAAGGATCTTGTAATGCATAGCTCGAATGCAGCAGGGGGAGAAGATGGAACCAAACTGATTTATCCTTCGATTCTCAGCAAAAATACAAGAGGTGTGAAGAAGAACAATGGTAGTATCGGCAGTAGTAAAGGACGAAGTAACAATAGCAATAGCGGAAACAACAACTGCAGTAACAATACCACTCAGAGTAGCAGTGCGAGCGGAAACCGCCTCAACAGCTGCTACGCCTCGTCTATCATTAGGAAAAAGGACTTGACTAAAGAACGAAGCACTCCAAAGAGTGGAAACGCACGCCGCGATGATCTGAGTGATGTACTAGGCTCAACCTatcatgtaaaaaaaaaaatgaaaattggCAGTTATAAGTGCAGTGCTCAGAAGAACCAACTAAATAAGGGAAAGAATCTTAGTATGGATAAactaaaatttagaaaacattctagaaaattaaaaaaaattgaaagtaaaaataatgattatattgaaaattgggacttatttttagtaatagAAAAATGCGATTGTAgtttaaatgatattttaaataaagccaaaaaaaaatattgttcttTTATCCAACATATTAAACAGTGTACAGCACAATATTTACCGAGTGAAAGAATAGATATGTCATatgatcatatatataattatgtaaaatatgtttatttgcctttaaaaaaaatagaaaatcgCTGGTTCTATCCTGATATGCCTTCTCTAAGTGAAATACAAACAAAGgttattatatatcaaaTGTTACAAGGGATAAatcattttcataaaaaatttatcatacATAGAGATATAAAGCCAGCTAATACACTtatcaaaaatatacattatttatcAGATGGGTTAAATGATTCAAAGGAATGGATAGTAAAAATTGCCGACTTCGGATTAGGAGTATatgatcattttttaaaagcagAAACCAAAgattgtaatattattactttacAATATAGACCTCCAGAAATATTATGTAACAGTTCTCTTTATAACTATTCAGTTGATATATGGTCTATCGGAATAACCATGTGTGAATGTTTATTAGGTTTTGTTCCTGTAACATCTAAATTTGAATCCTCTgtattattcaaaattttagtTTTCAGGGGTATACCTGATGAAGattttgataatttattaaaaaaagaatttattgGAGAATTACCAAAATTTAAAGTTGATAGACTTAGAATgttacaaataatttttactgaTATTTATGGACGAAAAATTCTAAGTGATAATGGTATTGATTTAATTGACAAATTTTTGAGTTATGATTATAAAAACAGAATCACAGCTAATGATGCTTTGAAGCATCCATGGTTTGAAGATGTTCATTTGTACTTGAACGATGATTTGTTGAAATATTACAAGCGAAATGGTACCTATTACTTTTAG